In Glycine max cultivar Williams 82 chromosome 4, Glycine_max_v4.0, whole genome shotgun sequence, the genomic stretch TTCCAATCTCTACTAGTAATGTCACCACTTAATAAGAacaaggactaaaatgaaaccaaaaaaatatatataagaaccAAAATAGGGGGAAAAATCTAAGAggaccaaaataaaaacaatcctATGTTATTggactaaaaatttatttaaaaccaaaaacaaaataatcttcATCTCATACTTCTTGATAAGCAATTACTTGCCAAAGGATAACGATAGAAAATACCAAGCCAGGGAAATGCATGGAAATTATTCCTCTGCTTATGCTACTAAGCTCCTCTCATATTAGAGCTCctctgtttcattttttatttttcatgaaaaaacacttctattttgaaaaataagttttaaaaaaaattagagtgtTTTAAGCTTGTGGAAAacaaaaatcagaatcagaaaaaataatagatcTTCAATTATTTTGAGAAGTTGTCTTGAGTAGCTTTTGAAAAAAGCTATAACTATAACTTTCAAAATAAGAAGCAGTaaccaaatgaaaaaatagcttctactatttacaaaatctttaaaaataaatcacttttttaaaagccttaaATGAATGTGCCCTTAGTCTAGTTTGCATGTTTTAGATTCGAACCTCATTGTCGTTATGGTAATTCAAAAAAATCTTAGTTATTAGATCTGAACAAGCCCCTTATTGTGGaaaatcaaagaaaagcttGTAAATTCTCACCTTAAAACAGCATTATCCCTTAGTACCTGATCCAGTTGCACAGAAAAATGGGACTTCCAAGAGTCAAGATCTCTAAATTCTTTCATCTGCAAggataacaaattatttttaggtgaacagaaagtaaaactatagtaatgttttataattatagaCAAATATTGCAAAAAATATTCAGGAAGAAACATTACATACCATAACATCTTGTCGTTCAAGGAATCTTCTAATTTCTTCTTTGATCTTCTCTAGAAGTAGATCTTTTTCTCCCATGTCTTTGTTGTACTCTTTGAAAATATTGATATATCTAGAATTTAAGTCCTCCATATACTGCTCCAAAACAGACAAATTTAAGTCCAGATAACGAACTTTCTGCATCAGAATCTTGAGAACGGTATCCCCCGGCATCCGACCAACTTGTTGACGGATTTCTTCAACTGGATCAGGAACATTTCTTTTCACATTTATAGCTTCTGGGTTTTCAGAAGAGATTTCTGAAGCAGGATCAGAATTGATCCCTGTGATAGTATTTTGCCTAACATTGTCAGCCTCGGCAGCGTTAACAAGGGGAGATGCTACCCTCTTCTCACCATTACCTTCCCCAGACGCAAATGGCTTATCTTGAGCATATATCAAATCCTCTAGCATTCTCTCAATGGCATCCACCCCATAAACTTCAACTATGCTCAGTGTGCAATAAAATTCTGAACCATAGTGGCTTTGAAGATTCAATTTTATATATCGCATCCATTTTTGCTCCTCAAGAACAAACCTTTGAGcctgcttcacatttgaggccGTGAAATTCCCAAGGAAAATCCAAGCCTCTGTCGGATATACCAAACTGCCATATAATTCAAACTCTTTGAAATTGGAAGAGTGGTGCTCAAAATTAGCTATCTCTATTGTTTTTACCAAGGTTTCTTCTGAAAGTTCTATGACAACAAATTTCTCTTCTGAAGAACACGGATTTCGAAGATATTTGTCTTTGTTTCTGCTTAGAATGTCAGAGGCACCTCTGGCTTCTTTGTTAGAAGCTAAAACTTTGGCTCCCTTTGATGCTGAAGCATAATTGTATTCAGCACCACCAGGCTCTAATCTATGTATCACACTTCCAGAAGGATTAGTACCTGACTTAATTTTAGAACCAATTGCCCTGCTCTTGAATTCATCAAGACCAAGAGGCATTGCTTGAGACAAGTGATTATACTTCTGCACATCATTTTGATGCTTCACAGCAGATTCAGATCTCTCAACTTCATGCTCCTCTGTATCAGGAGAAATGGAACTTTCTTTATCGCCCGGTTCTACACGATTTATGCTTTCTCCACTGGAAAGTGACTCACTGATTAAACCATCAGTTTTAGCACCATCAGAGGAGAAAGTCTCAGAAGGAATGTAGACATCATCAGTCTCTTTAGTTAAATATTCATCAGCAGAATTAGAGTTTTTACATTGTCTGTGTTCATCTTCATTCCAATTTGATACACCAACTGGAACTTCTCTAGATTCATGATCTGCATACAGACAATAAACCAACTAAATAAGAATAAGCTACATACATCTGCAAGGAAAGgggattcttttgttttttcaaaaacaatgcCATATATGTTTGTTTTGTCCTCAAGAAGCAAATTTTCATCCAAGAGAATGAAGGAAATGTGGCAATATATGGTATTGTAGAACCTCTGTTTATATTGTGAAACTTGGAAAGTGCTTGTCAATCTAGTAATGAAATTGTCAGATTTTATTCAAGTATTCAACTACTTACATATCAAAGGGAAGGCTTCTTCTCCCAATCAATATAGTTGAAATTTCTCAAAGGAgtgagaaaaggaagaaaaagattgTAAAAGTCAAGACACTTTTATTGTTTAGATCTGTCACTCACTCTTGTGATAATACGTGATGCTTATCTACTTTCTATGAATTTACATTTTAGCCGAGGGGGAACAGAGTGTGGCATTtgtacttaatttaatttttctttttttagctCCACTCCTGATTTAAACAACAGACCCCATAGTAAGTCATACCCTCTGATAATTAAGACACTGCTGGAagaaattattttgagatttaACTTTTaagccaaaaaataataatcattttgacCAAACTCAACCTATAAACCCAAACAAAATTCTTTAACAACATAAAACCCATCAGGTAAATAAATTGGACGCATAAAGCTTCTACCGCAATATTAGGAAACATAGGGGTAAAGGTGATCAATATCTGTATTCCAAGATAAGAAATGAATTCTTTACAACAGTGTTGTTAAATAGCGGCTATGGCACCACCATGGCGGAATGGCATGGCGGATTTTTTGCCAACTgccataggcaatttgtgaagggaggCCTGCATGGCAGTGCCATAAGGCACAATGGCATGTTTATATGGCAGAATTTCATCCTTCCACCATTGATAACACTGCTTTACAATTACTAGATCTATTCCATCAAACAACACATAGGCCAACTGATGCAAAACTTACCGCCCAATCATTAAACAAAGCTGTGTATCCATCTGCCACAACCATTATTTATGATGACAAAGCAATCTACAAGCAAAAACAGTGCCAAGTAGAGATGGAATCTCATACACACACAGCATACCTCAATAGCTAAAAACAAAGCCaggagaagaaaaacaaaataaacaatacCTCCATAACCATGGCCATGGCTTATACATAAGCTGAAGAGGAAGACCAGACCccacaaaacaaaaaccaacgACAGAGAAACTTTATACAGATAGTTCCTCCCACTTGTAGCCTCCTGTATAGCCCTTCTTTCCAGAAGAGCTTTCCGTGATCTCTGCATTGCACATCAACCCAATTCAATGCTACACCCCTGCAACAACGGGAAACACATCTTTTTCCCTCATTCAAAGTTCATCAATAAGATGCAAAAGCAAAAGGGCATGTAATGTATCAATTAACTTTTGAGATCAGCAAAGTGCCACACATAAAATAAGGCTCTAAAATCTATGAGAGATCACAACAATGCAAGAGCACACGCACAACAAGCAAGATATAAATTGAAGTTTCTTATAAATCTGAAAGGTGGATGCAGTAACATACGAAAACCACATTCCCAACaataaaagatgaaaagttCAATTCTAAGCAAAGCTCCAAGGACAATCATCTCGCCATTACATggattgaaaattttcaatcaaGATCACAAATCCATCTTAATAGTAAAGCAAAAGAATACCCTTTTTATCGGAAAAGGAATAACATGCCACCAAAAACGATAATGACAAGACTCTATTCCAAATCCAATCAGCAAAAACAAGACCCATCATAGAAAATTGAAcccaattcaattttttttattggaaaaagTAGTAGAACATGGAGGAACCCTCGATACTATTAGTCAAAGTGCAAATGACATGCTGAGATTGTCAACAGAGAATTATTACCCTCAACTAACATATTTATCCGATCACAACTACTCAACTAATCCTTagatatcatatcatatattgGAGATCTACCTAAGAAGGATTGTCAGATTGATGCAACACAACAAGAACTGTTTTAAgccaaataaaaacaataagcaCTCACTAGTACTAAAACTATGCTGAAAAGGGTCATATAAAGAATAACAGAACAGACATGATATCTCAAAGGGTCATGAAATCAAGCAAGAATTTGAGGTAAAACACAAGAAATCAGAGGTGGGATCCAAATCAGAAAGAACATGATTGAATGAAGAGTGACCTTTGGGATTGAGAAGCAGTGGAATTGGGTGTTTGGAAAGTGAAGTGTTCAGTTCTACACTTGTACTAATTGGGAATAATCATTGAGAAGAGGGAATTGGGTTTGTAGGAGAAGGAACACAACGCGTGGAAACTGCATCCAGGTTGTCTTGTTTTGTCCACTGCTTTTGAATTCAAAaaccactctctctctctctctctctgttccTTTCTATGGTAACAACGAAACGTTTCTTAACACTGCTGTTCAAACTACTTAATGGTT encodes the following:
- the LOC100786657 gene encoding SUN domain-containing protein 4 gives rise to the protein MQRSRKALLERRAIQEATSGRNYLYKVSLSLVFVLWGLVFLFSLCISHGHGYGDHESREVPVGVSNWNEDEHRQCKNSNSADEYLTKETDDVYIPSETFSSDGAKTDGLISESLSSGESINRVEPGDKESSISPDTEEHEVERSESAVKHQNDVQKYNHLSQAMPLGLDEFKSRAIGSKIKSGTNPSGSVIHRLEPGGAEYNYASASKGAKVLASNKEARGASDILSRNKDKYLRNPCSSEEKFVVIELSEETLVKTIEIANFEHHSSNFKEFELYGSLVYPTEAWIFLGNFTASNVKQAQRFVLEEQKWMRYIKLNLQSHYGSEFYCTLSIVEVYGVDAIERMLEDLIYAQDKPFASGEGNGEKRVASPLVNAAEADNVRQNTITGINSDPASEISSENPEAINVKRNVPDPVEEIRQQVGRMPGDTVLKILMQKVRYLDLNLSVLEQYMEDLNSRYINIFKEYNKDMGEKDLLLEKIKEEIRRFLERQDVMMKEFRDLDSWKSHFSVQLDQVLRDNAVLRSEVEKVRENQVSLENKGAVVFSVCVIFSLLAIFRLSLDMIMSLYRVLSFERTITSRRFWQGSSSWLFLLLSCSIIIFILTL